Proteins encoded within one genomic window of Humulus lupulus chromosome 1, drHumLupu1.1, whole genome shotgun sequence:
- the LOC133802226 gene encoding GDP-mannose transporter GONST1 isoform X2, with protein MVTVLKNVTNVITAVGEMYLFNKHHESRVWTALFLMIISAISGGVTDLTFHAVGYAWQIANCFLTASYSLTLRRVMDTAKQYTKSGNLNEFSMVMLNNTLSLPLGILLIFIFNEVDYLLKTPLLRVPTFWLVMTLSGFLGLAISFTSMWFLHQTGATTYSLVGSLNKIPLSVAGILLFKVPTSLENSASIFFGLLAGVFFARAKMQERS; from the exons ATGGTCACAGTCCTAAAGAATGTAACCAATGTGATAACTGCTGTTGGGGAAATGTATTTATTTAACAAGCATCACGAGAGCAGAGTGTGGACTGCTTTGTTCTTGATG ATCATATCAGCAATTTCTGGAGGAGTTACCGATTTAACGTTTCATGCTGTTGGCTATGCATGGCAGATTGCTAACTGCTTTTTAACTGCATCATATTCT CTGACTCTACGTAGGGTGATGGACACAGCAAAACAATACACCAAATCTGGGAACTTGAATGAATTTTCTATGGTTATGCTAAATAACACACTTTCTTTGCCTTTGGGGATTCTCCTTATATTCATTTTCAATGAGGTGGATTATCTTTTAAAAAC ACCACTTTTGAGGGTACCAACTTTCTGGTTGGTAATGACACTCAGTGGATTTCTGGGTCTGGCAATCAGTTTCACTTCTATGTGGTTTCTTCATCAAACGGGTGCTACCACGTACAG CCTTGTTGGGTCACTAAATAAGATACCCCTGTCTGTGGCTGGTATCCTACTTTTTAAAGTCCCAACCAGTTTAGAGAATTCTGCCAGCATTTTCTTTG GGCTTTTGGCTGGAGTATTTTTCGCTAGAGCCAAAATGCAGGAGCGATCATAG
- the LOC133802254 gene encoding ABC transporter I family member 10: MALSTVSTLSGTFLPPLHATSLPRTNVTENLAIDGRNLSFSIATKQGQTVPILKDCSLRIPLGQFWMLLGPNGCGKSTLLKILAGLLSPTKGAVFVEMPKSYVFQNPDHQVVMPTVEADVAFGLGKFDLTCDEVKLRVSKALDAVGMLSYQQRSVQTLSGGQKQRVAIAGALAEACKVLLLDELTTFLDETDQLGVIKAVRNSLDSSEDVTALWVTHRLEELEYADGAVYMENGRVVKHGAAKTILDFIKGRQSAYIKQINS; the protein is encoded by the exons ATGGCTCTCTCCACCGTCTCCACTCTATCTGGGACTTTTCTACCTCCTCTTCACGCCACATCTCTCCCCAG GACTAATGTTACTGAGAATCTCGCCATTGATGGACGAAACTTGAGCTTCTCTATCGCGACCAAACAAGGTCAAACCGTGCCAATTCTAAAGGATTGCTCACTTCGCATTCCCTTGGGGCAATTTTGGATGCTTCTTGGTCCCAATGGGTGTGGAAAGTCGACTCTTCTTAAG ATTTTGGCTGGTCTTTTGAGTCCAACAAAAGGAGCTGTCTTTGTGGAAATGCCTAAGAGTTATGTTTTCCAAAACCCAGACCATCAG GTCGTGATGCCTACAGTGGAAGCAGATGTTGCATTTGGCCTAGGTAAGTTCGACCTTACCTGTGATGAAGTCAAACTTAGGGTGTCAAAAGCTTTGGATGCTGTCGGCATGCTAAGCTACCAACAG CGGTCAGTTCAAACTCTCAGTGGTGGTCAGAAGCAAAGGGTTGCTATTGCTGGTGCTTTAGCTGAAGCATGTAAAGTTCTCTTGTTGGATGAGCTTACAACATTTTTGGATGAAACTGATCAG CTTGGTGTAATTAAAGCAGTAAGGAACTCTTTAGATAGTTCTGAAGATGTTACAGCATTATGGGTGACACATCGCTTGGAGGAGCTTGAGTATGCAGATGGTGCAGTCTATATGGAAAATGGGAGAGTTGTCAAGCATGGAGCTGCAAAAACCATTTTGGATTTCATTAAAGGCAGGCAATCAGCTTATATCAAGCAAATCAATTCTTGA
- the LOC133802226 gene encoding GDP-mannose transporter GONST1 isoform X1 — MKPFENNGTDLESGMEKERNRSTRSSTKGVKLQNPALLSGLAYCISSCSMILVNKFVLSGYDFNAGISLMLYQNLISVIIVSVLNFLGVISTEPLTWRLIKVWLPVNVIFVGMLVTSMFSLKYINVAMVTVLKNVTNVITAVGEMYLFNKHHESRVWTALFLMIISAISGGVTDLTFHAVGYAWQIANCFLTASYSLTLRRVMDTAKQYTKSGNLNEFSMVMLNNTLSLPLGILLIFIFNEVDYLLKTPLLRVPTFWLVMTLSGFLGLAISFTSMWFLHQTGATTYSLVGSLNKIPLSVAGILLFKVPTSLENSASIFFGLLAGVFFARAKMQERS, encoded by the exons ATGAAGCCTTTCGAAAATAATGGTACTGACTTGGAAAGTGGTATGGAGAAAGAAAGAAACAGATCTACACGTAGTAGTACTAAGGGAGTCAAATTACAGAATCCGGCATTATTGTCTGGCCTGGCCTATTGCATCTCTTCTTGTAGCATGATACTGGTTAACAAGTTTGTGCTATCTGGCTATGATTTTAATGCTGGGATATCTTTGATGTTGTACCAG aatcttatttcagtaattatAGTGTCTGTATTGAATTTTCTGGGTGTCATATCAACAGAACCTCTGACATGGAGATTGATTAAGGTCTGGTTGCCAGTGAACGTTATATTTGTTGGGATGCTTGTTACAAGCATGTTTAG CTTGAAGTACATTAATGTTGCCATGGTCACAGTCCTAAAGAATGTAACCAATGTGATAACTGCTGTTGGGGAAATGTATTTATTTAACAAGCATCACGAGAGCAGAGTGTGGACTGCTTTGTTCTTGATG ATCATATCAGCAATTTCTGGAGGAGTTACCGATTTAACGTTTCATGCTGTTGGCTATGCATGGCAGATTGCTAACTGCTTTTTAACTGCATCATATTCT CTGACTCTACGTAGGGTGATGGACACAGCAAAACAATACACCAAATCTGGGAACTTGAATGAATTTTCTATGGTTATGCTAAATAACACACTTTCTTTGCCTTTGGGGATTCTCCTTATATTCATTTTCAATGAGGTGGATTATCTTTTAAAAAC ACCACTTTTGAGGGTACCAACTTTCTGGTTGGTAATGACACTCAGTGGATTTCTGGGTCTGGCAATCAGTTTCACTTCTATGTGGTTTCTTCATCAAACGGGTGCTACCACGTACAG CCTTGTTGGGTCACTAAATAAGATACCCCTGTCTGTGGCTGGTATCCTACTTTTTAAAGTCCCAACCAGTTTAGAGAATTCTGCCAGCATTTTCTTTG GGCTTTTGGCTGGAGTATTTTTCGCTAGAGCCAAAATGCAGGAGCGATCATAG